The Populus nigra chromosome 14, ddPopNigr1.1, whole genome shotgun sequence genome has a segment encoding these proteins:
- the LOC133672687 gene encoding aspartic proteinase Asp1-like translates to MSQQREMGKEKVGFWVVGVLVLVLILGSSAASDDRQQRWRKAMMSGETMGSSMLMNRVPSSIVLPLHGNVYPTGFYNVTLNIGQPSKPYFLDVDTGSDLTWLQCDAPCVHCTEAPHPYYKPSNNLVAWKDPICQSLHTSGDQRCENPGQCDYEVEYADGGSSLGVLVKDAFNLNFTSEKRQSPLLALGCGYDQLPGGTYHPIDGVLGLGRGKPSIVSQLSGLGLVRNVIGHCLSGRGGGFLFFGDDLYDSSRVAWTPMSPNAKHYSPGFAELTFDGKTTGFKNLIVAFDSGASYTYLNSQVYQGLISLMKRELSTKSLREALDDQTLPICWRGRKPFKSVRDVKKYFKTFALSFTNDGKSKTQLEFPPEAYLIVSSKGNACLGVLNGTEVGMDDLNVIGDISMQDRVVIYDNEKQLIGWAPGNCDRLPKSRSIII, encoded by the exons ATGTCACAACAGAGAGaaatgggaaaagaaaaggtgggttTTTGGGTGGTGGGGGTGTTAGTGCTAGTATTGATTTTAGGGTCATCAGCTGCTAGTGATGACAGGCAGCAAAGATGGAGAAAGGCTATGATGTCAGGTGAAACAATGGGTTCATCAATGTTGATGAATAGAGTTCCATCATCCATTGTCTTACCACTTCATGGGAATGTCTATCCTACTGG GTTCTATAATGTGACCCTCAACATTGGCCAACCATCAAAACCTTACTTTCTCGATGTAGATACTGGAAGTGATCTTACATGGCTCCAATGTGATGCTCCCTGTGTCCATTGCACAGAG GCACCGCATCCATATTACAAACCCAGTAACAATCTAGTGGCTTGGAAGGACCCCATTTGTCAATCCTTGCACACCAGTGGTGACCAAAGATGTGAAAACCCAGGGCAGTGTGACTATGAGGTTGAGTATGCTGATGGTGGATCATCCCTTGGCGTCCTTGTCAAGGATGCCTTTAATCTCAACTTTACAAGTGAAAAGCGCCAGAGTCCTCTTCTGGCCCTTGG GTGTGGATATGATCAGCTTCCTGGTGGGACTTATCATCCCATAGACGGAGTGCTTGGTCTTGGGCGGGGAAAACCTAGCATTGTATCACAGCTTAGTGGTCTGGGTTTAGTGAGAAATGTGATTGGACACTGTTTGAGTGGGCGCGGTGGAGGATTCCTCTTCTTCGGGGATGATCTTTATGATTCATCTCGTGTAGCTTGGACACCAATGTCACCCAATGC GAAACACTATTCACCTGGATTCGCTGAATTGACTTTTGATGGGAAAACTACTGGGTTCAAAAACCTTATCGTAGCTTTTGACAGCGGGGCCTCTTATACTTACCTTAATTCTCAGGTGTATCAAGGTCTAATTTCTCTG ATGAAGAGAGAATTATCCACGAAGTCTTTGAGAGAAGCACTGGATGATCAGACGCTTCCGATTTGCTGGAGAGGACGGAAACCTTTCAAAAGCGTACGTGATGTCAAGAAATACTTCAAGACCTTTGCATTGAGCTTTACGAATGACGGAAAATCTAAAACTCAGCTTGAATTCCCACCAGAAGcttatcttatagtatca TCTAAGGGAAACGCTTGCTTGGGAGTTCTAAATGGTACAGAAGTAGGTATGGATGATCTGAATGTCATTGGAG ACATATCAATGCAAGACAGAGTGGTGATTTATGACAATGAGAAGCAACTGATTGGATGGGCACCTGGAAATTGCGACAGGCTTCCTAAATCCAGAAGCATTATCATTTGA
- the LOC133673304 gene encoding cation/H(+) antiporter 4-like — METPKILLNVSGNCQNVPAYSNGIWNVAHGETILQHSLVRFHVQLLAMFLLSSSFHLLLRRFHLSRFTSEILTGIVLGPAIMGKYFNNASSKLFPPYEEIIISLSKFGYVLFAFLAGVRMDPTLIGKTGRTAFILGFMSSVTAFIIIESTGFLFPKGLKTGGSKNAKVMFARIYMACMIQTQFVGVSFILMQLKMINSQLGHIALASSLVNELLRLAFGFMSGFLFTFNVSERAGVQTIIFSLIFVVLILTLMKRLMFVVVRITPEGQPVKEIYATVTVATVFLISTWGDSIGLNYLAGPLILGLVLPARSPLAEILIAKFDTIVSGFLLPLMAMLYASKVNLWQIMKEFDSLLIFKISLIGFTMKVVATFFLAKFCKIPTRHAVALALILNAKGINELGTLGSYSTFRDIHSTSGIFLIFLLQALQPLVKMLYHPAEHYLSYKKMSVEHASGDAELKILTCAYRQEDAVAAIKLLEYSNPTQESPLSIHGLCLEELVSSFTPLLINHQLGQKNSSSKGSRSQPIVDIFRYLKSEHKKSVQVQVFTAISPLKQMHEDICWLSFNKSCSLIVLPFHKKWNSKGKMVSNNNDLRNLNIKVLELAPCSVGILIDRSRAHGLSSIFITSATYRVATIFVGGPDDREALAYALRMARCPKVHLTVVRFIGHDDHAHQRWQFMIDEDLLRRLRTEMSGGSNINYIEKTVRDGSDTSSTIKSIVGDLDLIMVGRSSHGTESEALSGLSEWTDLPELGPIGDLLASEDTTCPVSVLVVQQQIRKESPKIAWKFW; from the exons ATGGAAACCCCAAAAATCCTCTTGAACGTAAGTGGTAACTGTCAAAATGTTCCTGCTTACTCCAATGGAATATGGAATGTAGCCCATGGAGAAACTATTCTCCAACATTCATTGGTTCGTTTCCATGTTCAATTACTTGCCATGTTTCTCCTCTCCAGCTCCTTTCACCTTTTGCTCCGTCGATTCCATTTATCACGTTTTACCTCAGAAATCCTG ACAGGTATAGTATTGGGACCAGCTATAATGGGAAAATACTTTAACAATGCATCAAGCAAATTATTCCCACCCTATGAGGAGATCATTATTTCATTATCAAAGTTTGGTTACGTGCTGTTCGCGTTCCTTGCTGGTGTAAGAATGGACCCAACCTTGATTGGGAAAACAGGAAGAACAGCCTTCATTTTGGGGTTTATGTCGTCCGTCACTGCTTTCATTATCATAGAGTCTACTGGGTTCCTATTTCCTAAAGGATTGAAGACTGGTGGATCGAAAAACGCAAAGGTGATGTTTGCAAGAATATATATGGCTTGTATGATCCAGACCCAATTTGTTGGAGTCAGTTTCATTTTAATGCAGCTGAAGATGATAAACTCACAGCTTGGACACATTGCTCTGGCATCGTCTTTGGTCAATGAATTGTTAAGGCTGGCATTTGGATTTATGTCCGGCTTCCTTTTTACCTTTAATGTTTCCGAACGGGCTGGAGTTCAGACCATTATTTTTTCCCTTATATTCGTCGTGTTAATTCTAACCCTAATGAAGCGACTCATGTTCGTAGTTGTTAGAATAACACCAGAAGGTCAGCCTGTGAAGGAAATCTATGCTACTGTTACTGTGGCAACGGTATTTTTAATTTCGACATGGGGTGACAGCATAGGGCTAAATTACCTGGCCGGCCCTTTGATACTCGGCTTAGTGCTGCCTGCAAGGTCTCCATTAGCTGAAATCCTGATAGCTAAGTTCGATACAATTGTTTCCGGATTTCTTCTACCACTCATGGCAATGCTTTATGCATCAAAAGTCAATCTGTGGCAAATTATGAAAGAGTTTGACAGTCttctcatttttaaaatttcgttGATTGGATTCACAATGAAGGTGGTAGCAACTTTTTTTCTAGCGAAGTTTTGCAAGATACCTACAAGACACGCTGTTGCCCTCGCTTTGATTTTGAACGCCAAAGGGATCAATGAACTAGGAACGTTGGGCAGCTACAGCACTTTTCGG GATATTCACTCAACCAGTGggattttcttgatatttttgctCCAAGCGCTTCAGCCACTAGTCAAAATGCTCTACCATCCTGCAGAGCATTACCTGAGCTACAAGAAAATGAGTGTTGAACATGCTTCAGGAGATGCAGAGCTCAAGATACTGACCTGTGCATATAGACAGGAAGATGCCGTTGCAGCAATCAAGCTACTAGAATATTCAAATCCTACACAAGAAAGTCCTTTGTCCATTCATGGACTCTGCCTAGAGGAACTTGTTAGCAGCTTTACACCTCTTTTAATAAACCATCAATTAGGCCAGAAGAACTCTTCTTCCAAAGGATCTCGCTCGCAACCCATCGTTGATATCTTCAGGTACTTGAAGTCAGAACACAAGAAGTCAGTTCAAGTGCAAGTATTCACTGCAATATCACCGCTTAAACAGATGCACGAGGACATTTGTTGGCTATCATTCAACAAGTCCTGTTCCCTGATAGTGCTCCCATTTCATAAGAAATGGAACAGCAAAGGCAAAATGGTTTCAAACAACAATGATTTGAGGAATTTGAACATTAAAGTATTGGAATTGGCCCCTTGTTCTGTAGGAATTCTTATCGATCGCAGTAGAGCACATGGCTTATCTTCTATTTTTATCACATCAGCGACATATAGAGTGGCAACAATATTTGTTGGAGGCCCAGATGACAGGGAGGCACTGGCGTATGCCTTAAGGATGGCAAGATGCCCCAAAGTCCATCTAACAGTCGTGCGTTTCATCGGGCATGATGATCACGCCCATCAAAGGTGGCAGTTTATGATAGATGAAGACCTTCTGAGAAGGCTGAGAACTGAAATGTCAGGGGGTAGTAATATAAATTACATTGAGAAGACGGTGAGAGATGGATCTGATACATCTTCCACaattaaatcaatagttggaGATCTTGATCTTATAATGGTAGGACGCAGCAGCCATGGAACTGAGTCTGAAGCTTTATCAGGCCTATCAGAATGGACTGATTTGCCAGAGCTTGGGCCGATAGGGGACCTGCTAGCTTCGGAAGATACCACTTGTCCAGTTTCAGTGTTGGTGGTTCAacaacaaataagaaaagagaGTCCTAAGATTGCTTGGAAATTCTGGTAG